The proteins below are encoded in one region of Treponema sp. J25:
- a CDS encoding SGNH/GDSL hydrolase family protein has product MRRPVYGMIACAFGIATLTSAEELTSVIQRLQVPGNFTLELMEIALEEQGFQMIRPDHPHICYTGRIDWTDAKRPVIIWQGTEIRLRFTGSQVGFVFSEGRDRNFFNVIVDGKVRSFSLVAGEKQTYLVAGLEPGEHEISLFKRSEAMFGNSRFEGFLLPSGEKSLAPTPRPFKIEFYGDSITAGACNEIEPSVTDHYEDLMLHNNYTSYGALCTRRLGADYVNVAYSGIGISLSWHPLRMPEVWDKLYPRDDSPRYDFSTPDPDMVVVNLGQNDFGYAEHIKVPFPADFVDRYVAFLRALRKQYPHAWIILASGGMSGVKSSRPLLKGLQDVYKALSKEDNRLLTYTFKAFTYAHPRVETHEKLAHELEEFIRKSGIIEKIERE; this is encoded by the coding sequence ATGAGAAGACCCGTGTATGGTATGATAGCCTGTGCCTTTGGGATTGCTACCCTTACTTCGGCAGAGGAACTGACCTCGGTGATTCAACGGCTTCAGGTTCCGGGTAATTTTACTTTGGAACTTATGGAAATCGCTTTAGAAGAACAGGGCTTCCAGATGATAAGACCCGATCATCCTCATATCTGTTATACCGGTAGGATTGATTGGACCGATGCAAAAAGGCCAGTTATTATCTGGCAGGGTACAGAGATTCGACTCCGATTCACCGGCAGCCAGGTTGGTTTTGTGTTTTCTGAAGGCCGGGATCGAAACTTTTTCAATGTCATAGTAGATGGAAAGGTTCGCTCCTTTAGTCTAGTGGCGGGTGAAAAACAGACCTATCTTGTAGCAGGTTTGGAACCCGGCGAACACGAGATATCCCTATTCAAGCGGTCCGAAGCGATGTTTGGAAATAGCCGTTTCGAAGGTTTTCTCTTGCCTAGCGGAGAAAAATCGCTGGCCCCTACTCCCCGTCCTTTCAAAATAGAATTCTATGGGGATTCAATTACCGCTGGCGCCTGCAACGAAATTGAACCTTCTGTGACTGACCATTATGAAGATCTTATGCTTCATAATAATTATACTTCCTACGGTGCTCTCTGTACCCGTCGTCTGGGGGCTGACTATGTGAATGTGGCCTATAGTGGCATAGGGATTTCTCTTTCCTGGCATCCCCTCAGAATGCCTGAAGTATGGGATAAGCTATATCCTCGGGATGATAGCCCTCGCTATGATTTTTCTACTCCTGACCCTGATATGGTAGTGGTAAATCTTGGACAAAATGATTTTGGATATGCGGAACATATCAAAGTTCCTTTCCCCGCCGATTTTGTAGACCGATATGTTGCCTTCCTCCGGGCCCTGAGAAAACAATACCCCCATGCCTGGATTATCCTGGCAAGCGGCGGTATGAGCGGGGTAAAGTCTTCTCGACCTCTTCTTAAAGGATTGCAGGATGTGTACAAAGCTCTTTCGAAAGAAGATAATCGGCTTCTTACCTATACGTTTAAGGCCTTTACGTATGCTCACCCTCGGGTGGAAACCCATGAAAAACTTGCCCATGAATTAGAGGAATTTATTCGAAAAAGTGGAATTATAGAGAAGATTGAAAGGGAGTAG
- a CDS encoding SGNH/GDSL hydrolase family protein: MDKETSTTSNSSLVPLMRAMNKLQRGEILSVVTLGGSITTGYAAKDPAAEGWAGRIQQWWEQKARESGGTVLFHNAGLSGTDSAWATVRVADHVLIHDPDIVFVEFAINDQWLDKKIRLRSYEGLLRQLLASSDRAVVLLFLNEKGQPERGQGKEQSELGRYYNLPMLFWADWVKADEWNRYFSGNETIHPNNEGHESIARGSIDFLERLWGMTHRTGDVSSVGKNVLPPPLYSDEFQHVRWIHSGNAEILSNTGWIVGSDLHPEWFRRGGSMPAGWQSNDKNAHLVIRVRGKSVGILYSESDQYRNAQAWVESPDGKIGKKVSIDGYVSYRTGYLGWAYRELVQGEVVQDYLVHVEIKKSRSSDDGKWAKIAGVVVTGVSE, translated from the coding sequence ATGGACAAGGAGACCTCAACAACGTCAAACAGTAGCCTCGTTCCCCTCATGAGAGCTATGAACAAATTACAGCGGGGAGAGATCCTTTCGGTTGTTACCCTCGGTGGTTCCATCACCACCGGCTATGCGGCGAAGGACCCTGCTGCCGAAGGCTGGGCAGGGAGAATCCAGCAGTGGTGGGAACAAAAGGCGAGAGAAAGCGGCGGGACTGTTCTGTTCCATAACGCAGGGCTCAGTGGTACCGATTCAGCGTGGGCCACGGTTCGTGTGGCAGATCATGTGCTCATCCATGATCCTGACATAGTATTTGTAGAATTTGCCATCAACGATCAATGGCTCGATAAAAAGATTCGTCTGCGTAGTTACGAGGGACTGCTGCGACAGCTTTTGGCTTCTTCGGATCGGGCGGTAGTACTTCTGTTCCTTAATGAAAAGGGACAACCAGAACGGGGGCAGGGGAAAGAACAGTCAGAACTCGGCCGCTACTATAACTTACCCATGCTTTTTTGGGCAGATTGGGTCAAGGCCGATGAATGGAATCGATATTTTTCAGGGAACGAAACGATACATCCAAACAATGAAGGTCACGAAAGCATTGCCCGGGGTAGTATCGATTTTTTAGAGCGCCTCTGGGGAATGACACACAGAACAGGTGATGTTTCCTCTGTGGGGAAAAATGTCCTGCCGCCACCTTTGTATTCCGATGAGTTTCAGCATGTGCGCTGGATTCATAGCGGAAATGCGGAAATACTCTCTAATACGGGCTGGATCGTTGGCAGTGACCTTCATCCCGAATGGTTCCGTCGAGGTGGCTCTATGCCTGCAGGATGGCAGAGTAACGATAAAAATGCCCACCTGGTTATTCGGGTCCGGGGAAAATCGGTCGGGATTCTCTATTCTGAAAGTGATCAATATAGGAATGCTCAGGCCTGGGTGGAATCCCCCGACGGGAAAATAGGGAAAAAGGTTTCGATTGATGGTTATGTTTCGTATCGAACCGGATATTTAGGCTGGGCTTATCGAGAATTGGTCCAGGGGGAAGTAGTGCAGGACTATCTTGTTCATGTGGAGATAAAGAAATCCCGTTCCAGTGATGACGGAAAATGGGCAAAAATCGCCGGTGTTGTGGTTACAGGAGTTTCAGAATGA
- a CDS encoding glycoside hydrolase family 5 protein — MKHGFTYLTCLMTSLVFTTFLTGCQTDRGTVPTGGSSQDDIILGAEYFTTTHPLDPVKTLGRGINMGNYLEAAGKEGAWTGGVLIRQEDFKIIRAAGFTNVRIPIRWSDHTDTKAPYQIDPAFKQRVQEVVDWALAADLTVVINVHHYEEMMKEGKTRLPYHRERLRAIWAQICELFPLSRYSRDQIIFELLNEPNGTVGYDEWNQIIAELTSLIWDKPEQKERKIMVGTANWGGVHGLEHLRLPEGANRDNTIITIHFYEPFKFTHQGAEWVEGSRQWIGQRWRGTSQDKQELLQLLAAVEKWNKQGGRNFEIYMGEFGAYGKYTRPADRRAWTAFVAREAEKRGMSWAYWEYSQGFGAYDLAKNEWRPELIEALIPESAATLQKK, encoded by the coding sequence ATGAAACATGGCTTTACGTATCTTACTTGTTTAATGACATCCCTGGTCTTTACCACCTTTCTGACGGGATGTCAAACCGACAGGGGCACAGTTCCAACTGGCGGTTCCTCTCAGGATGACATCATTCTAGGAGCCGAATATTTTACCACCACCCATCCCCTGGACCCGGTAAAAACCCTGGGAAGGGGTATCAACATGGGTAATTACCTGGAAGCCGCAGGAAAAGAAGGAGCCTGGACAGGAGGCGTCTTGATCCGCCAGGAAGATTTTAAGATTATTCGGGCCGCAGGCTTTACCAACGTAAGAATTCCCATTCGATGGTCCGACCACACGGACACTAAAGCCCCCTATCAGATAGACCCCGCATTTAAACAGCGGGTACAAGAAGTAGTGGATTGGGCCCTCGCGGCGGACCTTACGGTGGTAATCAATGTTCACCATTACGAAGAGATGATGAAAGAGGGCAAGACCCGCCTTCCCTATCACCGGGAACGGCTCCGGGCAATCTGGGCACAAATATGCGAACTCTTTCCCCTTTCCCGATACAGCCGGGACCAGATCATATTCGAACTCCTGAATGAGCCCAATGGAACCGTCGGCTATGACGAATGGAATCAGATTATCGCAGAGCTCACCAGCCTTATCTGGGATAAACCCGAACAAAAGGAACGAAAAATCATGGTAGGGACGGCTAACTGGGGAGGAGTTCATGGGTTGGAACATTTGCGATTGCCTGAAGGGGCCAACAGAGACAATACCATTATCACCATCCATTTCTATGAGCCCTTCAAATTTACCCATCAGGGGGCCGAATGGGTTGAAGGCTCTCGACAGTGGATAGGACAACGTTGGAGAGGGACTTCCCAGGACAAGCAAGAACTACTCCAGCTTTTAGCAGCCGTAGAAAAATGGAACAAACAGGGGGGGCGTAATTTTGAAATATATATGGGAGAATTTGGCGCCTACGGGAAATACACCCGACCAGCGGACCGCCGGGCCTGGACAGCCTTTGTAGCCCGGGAAGCAGAAAAACGGGGTATGAGCTGGGCTTATTGGGAATATTCTCAAGGATTCGGGGCTTATGATTTAGCCAAAAACGAGTGGCGCCCCGAACTCATAGAAGCGTTAATACCCGAAAGCGCCGCGACACTTCAAAAAAAATAA
- a CDS encoding methyl-accepting chemotaxis protein, translating into MIQKFLSLLRRMPEDLDGENYFNLRRRRVSLVFVLIITASVAILIPICFFVIRNSSAGIGASLVGTVALFSVVLVVRGYDRLGSAILLSVVSLIFMGILLVPALQKAATYPAVLTSILGLSLLLMMPAGIMVSASFVFAQGLFFAIASTLITTFSGDPLTMSRRSLVAVIYLIASSLCAFLTRIQNNLLTISIEQWQRSNSTLRALNGLMSQIGVLQQEAARSSRVIAETLDNIEETLQSFLGRCAEMSQATTHLSQASHGASENLTFLLNTIDSIHQAVSEQNRQVIQQAASQEHIFQGIQSIHEDMSQATEATRRLNNRAEGGKTVLETAVADVQALSQYQQKTLEIISTLAKVSNQTNLLAMNAAIEAAHAGSAGSGFAVVAESIRDLADMSGKQTKEIASIIKTMNEGIEKSVAHIKEVAQSLYEMISETQETYNRISHVSETMETFIQEQKNLSDQSEIIAQLAHTIQEKVEHQRSISQTFEETFTTLTNNIKVVLDNAGELHSYSIRSQETLRNAQKAKEESASVNATIAALLQKEK; encoded by the coding sequence ATGATACAAAAGTTCTTATCTCTCCTCCGGCGAATGCCGGAGGATCTGGACGGAGAAAATTATTTTAATCTGAGGCGCCGCCGGGTGTCATTGGTATTTGTCCTTATCATTACCGCCTCGGTAGCGATTCTTATCCCTATTTGTTTCTTTGTTATTCGCAATAGCAGCGCCGGGATCGGGGCCTCCCTCGTAGGGACCGTGGCATTGTTCAGTGTTGTCCTCGTTGTCAGGGGGTATGACCGTTTGGGGTCGGCGATTCTTCTGTCGGTGGTATCTCTCATATTCATGGGAATCTTATTGGTGCCGGCCCTGCAAAAAGCGGCCACGTATCCTGCGGTTCTTACTTCTATTTTAGGCCTATCCCTCTTACTTATGATGCCTGCGGGTATTATGGTTTCTGCCTCCTTCGTTTTTGCCCAGGGGCTTTTCTTTGCCATCGCAAGCACCCTTATCACCACCTTCAGTGGCGATCCCCTTACCATGAGCCGCCGAAGTCTGGTAGCGGTGATTTACCTTATCGCCAGCAGTCTTTGCGCCTTCCTTACCCGTATTCAGAACAACCTTCTTACGATAAGCATCGAACAATGGCAACGGAGTAATTCTACCCTCAGGGCCCTTAACGGATTGATGTCTCAAATCGGTGTTCTGCAGCAAGAGGCCGCCAGAAGTTCCCGGGTTATCGCGGAAACCCTGGATAACATTGAAGAAACCCTTCAATCGTTCCTGGGTCGATGTGCCGAAATGAGCCAGGCCACGACTCACCTATCACAGGCTTCGCACGGGGCTTCCGAGAATCTTACCTTCCTTCTGAATACGATTGACTCAATTCATCAAGCGGTGTCAGAACAGAACCGTCAGGTCATTCAACAGGCGGCATCGCAGGAACATATCTTTCAAGGGATTCAGTCTATCCATGAGGATATGAGCCAGGCCACCGAGGCAACCAGAAGACTGAATAATCGGGCAGAAGGGGGGAAAACAGTTCTGGAAACGGCCGTCGCCGATGTCCAGGCCCTTTCTCAATATCAACAAAAAACCTTAGAAATCATCAGTACCCTGGCTAAGGTATCGAACCAGACGAACCTTCTGGCAATGAACGCCGCCATCGAAGCAGCCCACGCAGGAAGCGCTGGTTCCGGTTTTGCGGTGGTAGCCGAATCGATCCGCGATCTGGCAGACATGTCAGGAAAGCAAACGAAAGAAATCGCCTCCATCATCAAAACCATGAATGAAGGAATAGAAAAGTCCGTGGCCCACATTAAAGAAGTGGCCCAGTCCCTCTATGAGATGATTTCGGAAACCCAGGAAACATACAATCGTATTTCCCATGTATCAGAGACGATGGAAACCTTTATTCAAGAACAGAAAAATTTAAGCGACCAAAGCGAAATCATCGCCCAGCTTGCCCACACCATTCAGGAAAAGGTAGAACACCAGCGGAGCATTTCCCAAACCTTCGAAGAAACCTTCACAACCCTTACGAACAACATTAAGGTGGTACTTGATAATGCGGGGGAACTCCACTCCTACTCCATCAGGTCCCAGGAAACACTTCGCAATGCCCAAAAGGCAAAAGAAGAAAGCGCATCCGTCAACGCTACGATAGCCGCCCTTCTTCAGAAAGAAAAGTAA
- a CDS encoding RlmE family RNA methyltransferase yields MSSYEKPDYWALKAQKEGYPARSVYKLQEIEEKFSLFKGAGTRNADQPFRVLDIGAAPGSWSLYVLRQLGKRVRLVAIDLAPLSRQHDRGLFDGENFYFIQGDIMDSSVRETVLARGPYDLVISDVAPATTGSRTVDTLRSQALVEEVVAYALAGLVAGGNLVVKVFQGGNTVELLKVIREHFSLAKSFKPQACRAESFETYYIGLGYRGKD; encoded by the coding sequence GTGTCTTCGTACGAAAAGCCCGATTATTGGGCCCTGAAGGCCCAGAAAGAAGGCTATCCAGCCCGGTCAGTGTATAAACTTCAGGAGATAGAAGAAAAATTTAGTCTGTTTAAGGGCGCGGGTACTCGAAATGCTGACCAGCCCTTCCGGGTGTTAGATATTGGGGCTGCCCCGGGGAGTTGGAGTCTTTATGTGCTGCGTCAGTTGGGGAAACGGGTCCGTCTGGTGGCCATAGATTTAGCGCCCCTCTCTCGTCAGCATGACCGGGGGCTGTTTGATGGGGAGAATTTCTATTTTATCCAGGGAGATATTATGGATAGCTCCGTGCGAGAGACGGTACTTGCTCGAGGTCCCTATGATCTCGTGATAAGCGATGTGGCGCCCGCCACAACGGGGAGTCGCACCGTGGATACCCTGCGGTCCCAGGCGTTGGTAGAAGAAGTGGTGGCTTATGCGCTGGCAGGGCTCGTTGCAGGGGGAAACCTCGTGGTAAAGGTGTTTCAGGGGGGCAATACGGTGGAACTTCTAAAGGTGATCCGAGAACATTTCTCTCTCGCTAAAAGTTTTAAGCCCCAGGCGTGCCGGGCTGAGTCCTTTGAAACCTACTATATTGGCCTTGGATATCGAGGGAAAGATTGA
- a CDS encoding polyprenyl synthetase family protein translates to MQAAYIQRLQKIEAVLEAWLPTEPSQEWIKNVFGTLTEKDIPAGLVQSLTRPGKDLLERGGKRWRPLLMTLICESLGGKEEALPLVPLVEFPHNGSLIHDDIEDNSDERRGKPAIHILYGLDTGVNSGSFLYFLPLACLAAWEAPDSRKLQVMQCWAEHLRRIHLGQAMDIYWHRDFSSLPSEALYEQMCRLKTGVLARLAAELGVYAAANRVTFPPEQSEHALRTAFGEAAESLGVGFQILDDVKNLTTGNPGKKRGDDIVEGKKSLPIILYLQEDPRRIEFVKRCFSAARAGGTAVPEVEELIGELDATGVIERARKRGYQLIHNAIETYKKEQSPLIQDEEAHHLLIEMVSLLG, encoded by the coding sequence ATGCAAGCAGCCTATATACAACGCTTACAAAAGATTGAAGCAGTCCTTGAGGCCTGGCTTCCCACAGAGCCCTCTCAAGAATGGATCAAAAACGTCTTTGGGACTCTTACCGAAAAAGATATCCCCGCAGGACTCGTCCAATCCCTTACCAGACCGGGGAAGGATCTTTTAGAGCGCGGGGGTAAACGGTGGCGCCCCCTTCTTATGACCCTTATTTGCGAAAGCCTGGGGGGAAAAGAAGAGGCCCTTCCCCTGGTGCCCCTGGTGGAATTCCCTCATAACGGCAGTCTTATTCATGATGATATCGAAGATAATTCGGATGAACGAAGGGGAAAACCGGCCATTCATATTCTATATGGCCTTGATACGGGCGTTAATTCGGGAAGTTTTCTCTATTTCTTACCCCTCGCCTGCCTGGCGGCCTGGGAAGCGCCGGATTCCAGAAAATTGCAGGTAATGCAGTGCTGGGCGGAACACCTCAGGCGCATCCATTTAGGCCAGGCCATGGATATCTACTGGCACCGGGACTTTTCTTCCCTCCCCAGCGAAGCCCTCTACGAACAGATGTGCCGTCTTAAGACAGGGGTATTGGCCCGTCTCGCCGCTGAACTAGGGGTGTACGCCGCCGCCAATCGGGTAACCTTCCCCCCAGAGCAATCCGAACATGCCCTCCGCACCGCTTTTGGGGAAGCCGCCGAAAGTCTCGGAGTCGGTTTTCAGATCCTCGACGATGTAAAGAACCTTACCACCGGCAACCCCGGTAAAAAACGGGGAGATGATATCGTGGAGGGTAAAAAAAGCCTGCCAATTATATTATATTTACAAGAGGATCCACGACGGATCGAATTTGTAAAACGCTGTTTTTCTGCCGCCCGGGCAGGAGGAACAGCGGTTCCTGAGGTGGAAGAGCTTATCGGAGAACTGGATGCTACGGGGGTCATTGAGCGCGCCCGGAAACGGGGATATCAGTTAATTCATAACGCCATCGAAACCTATAAAAAAGAACAGAGCCCCCTTATCCAGGACGAAGAAGCTCACCACCTGCTTATTGAAATGGTTTCCTTACTCGGTTAG
- a CDS encoding bifunctional nuclease family protein: MQTFVKAEIWTIARTDQGNAVLIRPIGSEIAVPIFIGQLETQSILIGFGDVVVPRPLTHDLMLSILQRLQVELLRIEITDLKEGTFYARLVLHGDLLGPGDFTIDCRPSDALALAVRKKCPVYIAEQVVDEAGVSVNLIVDAATANASPEEQEEPTLNEDKPQGSTPGGPPLSMNKEAEKQALQEELKRAIAEENYERAAQIRDMLAAMDN; the protein is encoded by the coding sequence ATGCAAACCTTTGTAAAAGCGGAGATCTGGACCATCGCCAGAACCGATCAGGGGAATGCGGTTCTTATTCGTCCCATAGGGTCAGAAATAGCGGTTCCCATTTTTATCGGCCAACTCGAAACCCAATCTATTTTGATTGGCTTTGGGGATGTGGTAGTCCCCCGGCCCCTTACCCATGACCTTATGCTTTCCATTCTTCAGCGCTTACAGGTAGAACTGCTCCGGATTGAGATTACCGATCTCAAAGAAGGGACCTTTTATGCCCGGCTTGTTCTGCATGGAGACCTGCTTGGACCCGGCGACTTTACGATTGATTGTAGACCATCGGATGCCCTGGCATTGGCGGTCCGTAAAAAATGTCCTGTGTATATCGCCGAACAGGTTGTGGACGAAGCGGGTGTTTCGGTGAACCTCATTGTAGATGCGGCCACCGCTAATGCATCCCCGGAAGAACAAGAAGAGCCCACCCTAAACGAAGACAAACCTCAGGGGAGCACGCCAGGTGGGCCGCCCCTTTCTATGAACAAAGAAGCGGAAAAACAGGCCTTACAAGAAGAACTAAAGCGGGCCATTGCAGAAGAAAACTATGAGCGGGCCGCCCAGATTCGAGATATGCTCGCTGCTATGGACAATTAA
- a CDS encoding M23 family metallopeptidase: MIVRNIWTATVRQLRVWGGISLISLMVSITYCELLRTSFPPSENNPEELGMGMVSVESPGDEETSPEILMEEETKEPAAFSRPQLVTYLAYQIEKGDTISEIAQRFGLNQDTLLSFNEIKNSRLLQIGQFIKIPNQDGILHTVKKGDSLSSLAKEYSVTEEALKIVNGHSSDELQVGERLFIPGARLSSTTIQEINGDLFSWPVRGYISSYYGWRTSPFTGSRQFHSGLDISAPEGTPVRAPMAGRVQATGYDANSGNYIVIAHHGGYKTLYAHLSVIRVKVGEYVKLGDRIGDVGSTGLSTGSHLHFTVYKNGVTVNPRSLLR, translated from the coding sequence GTGATTGTACGAAATATATGGACAGCGACAGTTCGGCAACTAAGAGTATGGGGAGGAATTTCTCTTATTTCTCTTATGGTAAGCATTACCTATTGTGAATTGTTACGAACCTCATTTCCCCCTTCGGAGAATAACCCTGAGGAGTTGGGCATGGGGATGGTAAGTGTGGAGTCGCCAGGGGATGAGGAAACGTCTCCGGAAATCCTCATGGAAGAAGAAACAAAAGAACCGGCGGCTTTTTCTCGCCCTCAACTGGTCACCTATTTAGCCTACCAGATCGAAAAGGGAGATACTATCAGCGAAATTGCCCAGCGGTTTGGTTTAAATCAGGATACCCTTCTTTCATTTAACGAAATTAAAAATTCCCGGCTTTTACAGATCGGTCAATTTATAAAAATACCCAATCAGGATGGGATTCTCCATACGGTAAAAAAAGGAGACAGCCTTTCTTCTCTTGCAAAAGAGTATTCGGTAACCGAAGAAGCCCTGAAAATAGTAAATGGGCATTCTTCGGATGAATTACAGGTGGGAGAACGGCTTTTTATTCCGGGGGCGCGTTTGTCTTCGACCACCATCCAGGAAATAAATGGGGACCTCTTTTCCTGGCCGGTGCGGGGATATATTTCTTCCTATTACGGATGGAGGACCAGTCCCTTTACGGGGAGCCGGCAATTCCATTCAGGATTGGATATCTCTGCTCCAGAAGGAACCCCTGTCCGAGCCCCAATGGCAGGGAGAGTCCAGGCCACAGGTTACGATGCTAATTCAGGAAACTACATTGTTATAGCCCATCACGGGGGATATAAAACCTTATACGCCCACTTAAGTGTTATCCGCGTAAAAGTGGGAGAATACGTAAAATTAGGGGATCGGATCGGTGATGTGGGGAGCACCGGCTTAAGCACGGGAAGCCACCTCCATTTTACGGTGTATAAAAATGGGGTAACGGTAAATCCCCGATCTCTCCTGCGATAA
- the hflX gene encoding GTPase HflX produces the protein MSDTLNTTDLEKRAFLVGIRDNGVSEEEAQSLTRELSELARTLGLQIVDQELVRIRESHPRYGIGKGKAEEIARRVAEQPVDCLIFDTDLTPSQQRNWEELCGVSAIDRQELIIQIFASRAQTKEAELQVELARLKHRLPRLSHTELDLSQQRGGRYSTRGAGEKKLELDRRAILRRIHQLEKEIEAIRQHRATQRKRRDRVPIPSCVLVGYTNAGKSSLLNALTNARVLVEDKLFATLDPTTRRIELRRGRPLLLTDTVGFIRRLPHHLVDAFQATLEEAARADLLLVVLDASDSERDRHYHTTLDVLSQLGAHDIPRLVVLNKIDLLENRRERQELQQQYGEAIAVSAQTGEGLEDLLSRIEELLGGSLCEVRIPIHRYDLVARLHQEGCILEEHHEEKTIFLRVRLDKRTAGQLREWIVG, from the coding sequence ATGTCTGATACTTTAAACACAACCGATCTTGAAAAGCGGGCCTTTCTGGTAGGAATCAGGGATAATGGGGTGAGCGAAGAGGAAGCTCAATCCTTAACGCGGGAACTTTCGGAACTCGCCCGTACCCTGGGGCTCCAGATAGTGGATCAGGAATTGGTCCGAATTCGAGAATCCCATCCACGGTATGGAATTGGGAAAGGCAAGGCTGAGGAAATCGCCCGTCGGGTTGCGGAACAGCCCGTGGATTGTCTTATTTTTGATACGGATTTAACTCCTTCCCAACAGCGAAACTGGGAAGAACTCTGTGGGGTAAGTGCCATTGATCGACAGGAGTTGATAATTCAAATCTTTGCATCCCGGGCTCAGACAAAGGAAGCAGAACTTCAGGTGGAGTTGGCCCGGTTAAAACATCGTTTACCACGCCTTAGCCATACGGAACTCGATCTTTCTCAGCAACGGGGTGGACGCTACAGCACCCGCGGGGCAGGCGAAAAAAAGCTGGAACTCGACCGTCGGGCTATTCTTCGAAGAATTCATCAGCTTGAAAAAGAAATAGAAGCAATTCGCCAGCATCGGGCTACCCAGCGTAAGCGTCGGGATCGGGTGCCTATTCCCTCCTGTGTCCTCGTGGGCTATACCAATGCGGGAAAATCATCGCTGCTGAATGCGCTGACCAATGCCCGGGTGCTGGTGGAGGATAAGCTCTTTGCCACATTGGATCCCACAACCCGTCGCATAGAGCTTCGGCGGGGACGTCCCTTACTTTTAACCGATACGGTAGGGTTTATTCGCCGTCTTCCCCATCATCTGGTAGATGCCTTTCAGGCTACCCTCGAAGAGGCCGCCCGGGCAGATCTGTTATTGGTTGTCCTGGATGCCTCCGATTCAGAGCGGGATCGACACTATCACACTACCTTGGACGTCTTGTCCCAATTAGGGGCCCACGATATTCCGCGGCTGGTGGTTTTAAATAAAATTGATCTTCTGGAGAATCGGCGAGAGCGACAGGAATTACAACAACAGTATGGCGAGGCCATTGCTGTCTCTGCTCAAACAGGGGAAGGGCTCGAGGATCTACTGAGCCGAATAGAGGAACTCCTTGGGGGAAGCCTTTGTGAGGTGCGTATCCCCATACATCGCTACGATCTCGTGGCTCGCTTACATCAAGAGGGATGTATCCTAGAGGAACACCACGAAGAAAAGACGATTTTTCTGCGGGTCCGCCTTGATAAGCGGACCGCAGGACAACTCCGGGAGTGGATTGTGGGTTAA